CCACCGGACGCGTCTCGGCCGGCGAACACACCGTCTCTATCGACGCGAACGAACTCGCCAGCGGGACATACGTGATCTCGCTCCAGAGCGGCAACATACTACTCAACAGGCAGATCGTTATCGCAAAGTAAGAGCGGAATACGATTCCTTCGATAGAACCGCCCGTACAGCGATGTGCGGGCGGTTCTATTTTATAGAGCTTTAATAAATGGGCGATCCGGGCAGGACGTCTGAATCTGGGGCGAGCAAAACAACCTCCCCCTCGCTGTTTGCAACACCCAGTACCAACACCTCAGAAGAATACCCAGCGATACGTTTTGGTAGAAAGTTAACTACCGCAACGATTAATCTCCCAAGCAATAACTCTCGTGAGTATCGTGTAGTGATCTGTGCACTTGAATGCAACACGCCGAGTTGTGGGCCAAAGTCGATCGTTAGTTG
This Bacteroidota bacterium DNA region includes the following protein-coding sequences:
- a CDS encoding tRNA-binding protein; amino-acid sequence: MERKSIIDYSTFEEVDIRVGRIIDVSPFPEARKPAYQLTIDFGPQLGVLHSSAQITTRYSRELLLGRLIVAVVNFLPKRIAGYSSEVLVLGVANSEGEVVLLAPDSDVLPGSPIY